In Clostridium sp. DL-VIII, the following proteins share a genomic window:
- a CDS encoding DeoR/GlpR family DNA-binding transcription regulator: MFTEERFNIILQELKIKGIVSVTDLVKLLDASESTIRRDLNALDGEGLLKKIHGGAIAIGESTSKHDYKVNIRQSLNVDEKYEIAKYAASLIEEGDMIYLDAGTTTELIIDFIEASDLTVVTNGIVHAKKLLERGYKTFIVGGEVKALTEAIVGSSVVEDLKKYNFSKGFFGVNGVSNLSGYTTPDVNEAMVKAQAMKLCKESFVLADESKLEKVSFITFGAIKDSILITTKISDNSINYDTKVIEVMKID; the protein is encoded by the coding sequence ATGTTTACAGAGGAAAGGTTTAATATCATTCTTCAAGAATTAAAAATAAAAGGAATAGTATCCGTAACAGATTTAGTTAAATTGCTGGATGCATCAGAATCTACAATTAGAAGAGATTTGAATGCTCTTGATGGAGAAGGTCTTTTGAAAAAAATTCATGGTGGTGCAATAGCAATTGGAGAAAGTACATCTAAGCATGACTATAAGGTTAATATAAGACAATCTTTAAATGTAGATGAAAAATATGAAATAGCGAAATACGCTGCTTCTCTAATCGAAGAAGGTGATATGATTTATTTAGATGCAGGTACAACTACAGAGTTGATTATTGATTTTATTGAAGCTAGTGACTTAACAGTTGTAACAAATGGAATTGTTCATGCCAAAAAACTTTTAGAAAGAGGATATAAAACTTTCATTGTAGGTGGAGAAGTGAAGGCTCTCACCGAAGCAATTGTTGGAAGTAGTGTAGTTGAAGATTTGAAGAAATATAATTTCTCAAAAGGTTTCTTTGGCGTAAATGGTGTAAGTAACTTAAGTGGGTATACAACACCAGATGTAAATGAAGCGATGGTTAAAGCTCAAGCAATGAAATTGTGCAAGGAATCATTTGTTTTAGCAGATGAATCTAAATTGGAAAAGGTTAGTTTTATAACTTTTGGAGCAATAAAAGACTCAATACTTATTACAACTAAAATAAGTGACAATAGCATTAATTATGATACTAAAGTAATAGAGGTGATGAAGATTGATTAA
- the pfkB gene encoding 1-phosphofructokinase produces MINTITLNPSLDYIVKVDSFKVDFLNRTEEEKIYAGGKGINVSIVLKNLGIENTALGYIAGFTGDEILRKIKSHGVNCDFIKLRNGFSRINVKLKSDGETEINGSGPQITKQDLEALYDKLSNLGKGDYLILSGSIPNSVPDDIYEDIMSSLLDKEVEFIVDATKDLLLNVLKYKPFLIKPNHHELAEMFNVELKNDEDIIKYGKKLQEMGAKNVLISMAGDGAILLPENGEPMKKAVPKGKLKNSVGAGDSMVAGFLCGYLKNKDIYEAFKMGIATGSASAFSEELATKDEVYSLLKQI; encoded by the coding sequence TTGATTAACACAATAACTCTTAATCCTTCTTTAGATTACATTGTTAAGGTCGATTCATTTAAGGTTGATTTTTTAAATAGAACTGAAGAAGAAAAGATTTATGCAGGCGGCAAAGGGATAAATGTATCTATAGTTCTTAAAAATCTAGGAATTGAAAATACAGCCCTTGGATATATTGCAGGATTTACTGGTGATGAGATATTAAGAAAAATTAAAAGTCATGGTGTAAATTGTGATTTTATAAAATTAAGAAATGGTTTTTCTAGAATTAACGTAAAACTCAAAAGTGATGGTGAAACAGAAATAAATGGTTCTGGGCCACAAATTACTAAGCAGGATTTAGAAGCATTATATGATAAGCTTTCAAATTTAGGTAAAGGTGATTATTTAATATTATCAGGAAGTATACCTAATAGTGTTCCAGATGATATTTATGAAGACATCATGAGTAGTTTATTAGATAAAGAAGTCGAATTTATAGTTGATGCAACTAAGGATTTATTGTTAAATGTATTGAAATATAAGCCATTTTTAATTAAACCAAACCATCATGAGCTTGCTGAGATGTTTAATGTGGAATTAAAAAATGATGAAGATATAATCAAATACGGTAAGAAGCTTCAAGAGATGGGAGCAAAAAATGTTCTTATATCAATGGCAGGAGATGGAGCAATTCTCTTACCTGAAAATGGTGAACCTATGAAGAAAGCTGTGCCAAAGGGAAAATTAAAAAATTCAGTTGGAGCAGGAGATTCAATGGTAGCAGGTTTCCTATGTGGATATTTAAAAAATAAAGATATTTACGAAGCTTTTAAAATGGGAATTGCAACAGGAAGTGCAAGTGCATTTTCAGAAGAACTTGCAACAAAAGACGAGGTATATTCCTTATTAAAACAAATATAA
- a CDS encoding DUF4573 domain-containing protein gives MAPVTPVAPVSPVDPVAPVTPVEPVVPVDPVAPVTPVAPVVPVNPVAPVTPVEPVVPVNPVAPVTPVAPVSPVNPVAPVTPVEPVGPVNPVAPVTPVEPVDPVNPVEPVTPVAPVSPVNPVAPVEPVVPVSPVAPVTPVAPVDPVNPVAPVTPVEPVVPVNPVAPVTPVAPVSPVNPVAPVSPVAPVAPVIPVTPVDPVNPVAPVTPVEPVDPVNPVAPVTPVAPVAPVTPVAPVDPVNPVAPVRPVAPVSPVNPVAPVTPVEPVVPVNPVAPVTPVEPVSPVNPVAPVSPVNPVAPVTPVEPVSPVNPVAPVTPVEPVDPVNPVAPVTPVAPVSPVNPVAPVTPVEPVSPVNPVAPVTPVTPVDPVNPVAPVTPVEPVDPVNPVAPVTPVEPVDPVNPVAPVMPVAPVSPVTPVDPVNPVGPVTPVEPVSPVDPVAPVTPAAPVNPVEPVTPVTPVSPVNPVAPVTPVAPVAPVTPVEPVVPVNPVAPVTPVEPVSPVNPVDPVTPVDPVNPVAPVTPVEPVVPVNPVAPVTPVTPVVPVAPVTPVDPVNPVAPVTPVEPVVPVNPVAPVTPVTPVVPVAPVEPVDPVNPVAPVTPVEPVVPVNPVAPVTPVAPVDPVNPVAPVTPVEPVDPVNPVAPVTPVEPVVPVNPLAPVTPVAPVNPVAPVTPVEPVVPVNPVAPVTPVEPVVPVNPVAPVTPVEPVVPVNPVAPVTPVEPVVPVNPVAPVTPVEPVVPVNPVAPVTPVEPVDPVNPVAPVTPVTPVDPVNPVAPVTPVEPVGPVNPVAPVTPVEPVVPVNPVDPVTPVEPVEPVNPVEPVTPVAPVVPVNPVAPVTPVEPVVPVNPVAPVTPVEPVVPVNPVAPVTPVEPVVPVNPVEPVTPVEPVDPVNPVAPVTPVEPVGPVNPVEPVTPVEPVDPVNPVAPVTPVEPVVPVNPVAPVTPVEPVAPVNPVAPVTPVEPVDPVNPVAPVTPVEPVVPVNPVAPVAPVEPVVPVNPVAPVTPVEPVVPVNPVAPVTPVEPVVPVNPVAPVTPVAPVDPVNPVAPVTPVEPVVPVNPVEPVTPVEPVVPVNPVAPVTPVAPVDPVNPVAPVTPVEPVVPVNPVEPVTPVEPVVPVNPVAPVTPVEPVVPVNPVAPLTPVAPVVPVNPVAPLIPVAPVSPVGPVAPVSPVDPLVSGKNSILMNGL, from the coding sequence GTGGCTCCGGTAACACCTGTTGCACCAGTATCTCCAGTTGATCCGGTAGCGCCGGTAACACCTGTAGAGCCAGTAGTTCCAGTTGATCCGGTAGCACCAGTAACACCTGTAGCCCCGGTAGTTCCAGTTAATCCGGTAGCTCCGGTAACGCCTGTAGAACCAGTAGTTCCAGTTAATCCAGTGGCACCAGTAACGCCTGTTGCACCAGTATCTCCGGTTAATCCAGTGGCGCCAGTAACACCTGTAGAACCAGTAGGTCCTGTCAATCCAGTAGCGCCAGTAACACCTGTAGAACCAGTAGATCCTGTCAATCCAGTAGAGCCAGTAACACCTGTTGCACCAGTGTCTCCAGTTAATCCAGTAGCACCTGTAGAACCAGTAGTTCCAGTTAGTCCTGTAGCACCAGTAACACCTGTGGCACCGGTAGATCCTGTCAATCCGGTGGCACCAGTAACGCCTGTAGAACCAGTAGTTCCAGTTAATCCAGTGGCGCCGGTAACACCTGTAGCACCGGTATCTCCAGTCAATCCTGTAGCGCCAGTATCTCCAGTTGCTCCGGTAGCACCAGTAATACCTGTTACACCAGTAGATCCAGTTAATCCGGTAGCACCGGTAACACCTGTAGAGCCGGTAGATCCGGTTAATCCAGTGGCGCCGGTAACACCTGTAGCACCAGTAGCTCCAGTAACGCCTGTTGCACCAGTAGATCCAGTTAATCCGGTAGCGCCTGTAAGACCTGTAGCACCCGTATCTCCGGTCAATCCAGTAGCACCAGTAACACCTGTAGAACCAGTAGTTCCTGTTAATCCGGTAGCGCCAGTAACACCTGTAGAACCGGTATCTCCAGTTAATCCAGTGGCTCCAGTATCTCCGGTCAATCCAGTTGCGCCAGTAACACCAGTAGAGCCAGTATCTCCAGTTAATCCAGTAGCGCCGGTAACGCCGGTAGAACCGGTAGATCCAGTTAATCCAGTGGCGCCGGTAACACCTGTAGCACCGGTATCTCCAGTCAATCCTGTAGCGCCGGTAACGCCTGTAGAACCAGTATCTCCGGTTAATCCAGTAGCACCAGTAACACCTGTTACACCAGTAGATCCAGTTAATCCGGTAGCACCGGTAACACCTGTAGAGCCGGTAGATCCAGTCAATCCAGTAGCACCGGTAACACCTGTAGAGCCAGTAGATCCAGTTAATCCGGTAGCGCCGGTAATGCCTGTTGCACCAGTATCTCCAGTAACACCTGTAGATCCAGTTAATCCGGTAGGCCCGGTAACACCTGTAGAGCCAGTATCTCCAGTTGATCCAGTGGCACCAGTAACACCTGCGGCACCGGTTAATCCAGTGGAGCCGGTAACACCTGTTACACCAGTATCACCGGTTAATCCAGTTGCCCCGGTAACACCTGTAGCACCAGTAGCTCCAGTAACACCTGTAGAACCAGTAGTTCCTGTTAATCCGGTAGCGCCAGTAACACCTGTAGAACCGGTATCTCCAGTTAATCCTGTAGATCCAGTAACACCAGTAGATCCAGTTAATCCAGTAGCACCAGTAACACCTGTTGAACCGGTAGTTCCAGTTAATCCGGTGGCACCAGTAACGCCTGTTACACCAGTAGTTCCGGTAGCTCCAGTAACACCAGTAGATCCAGTTAATCCAGTAGCACCAGTAACACCTGTTGAACCGGTAGTTCCAGTTAATCCGGTGGCACCAGTAACGCCTGTTACACCAGTAGTTCCGGTAGCTCCTGTAGAACCAGTAGATCCTGTTAATCCAGTAGCTCCTGTAACACCTGTAGAGCCGGTAGTTCCAGTTAATCCGGTAGCGCCGGTAACACCTGTTGCGCCAGTAGATCCTGTTAATCCTGTAGCGCCGGTAACACCTGTAGAGCCAGTAGATCCAGTTAATCCAGTAGCGCCGGTAACACCTGTTGAACCGGTAGTTCCAGTTAATCCATTAGCGCCAGTAACACCTGTTGCACCTGTTAATCCTGTAGCGCCGGTAACACCTGTAGAGCCAGTAGTTCCAGTTAATCCAGTAGCGCCGGTAACGCCTGTAGAACCAGTAGTTCCAGTTAATCCAGTGGCACCAGTAACACCTGTAGAACCAGTAGTTCCAGTTAATCCGGTAGCACCGGTAACACCTGTAGAACCAGTAGTTCCAGTTAATCCAGTGGCACCAGTAACACCTGTAGAACCAGTAGTTCCAGTTAATCCAGTAGCGCCAGTAACACCTGTGGAACCAGTAGATCCTGTTAATCCAGTGGCACCAGTAACACCTGTTACACCAGTAGATCCAGTTAATCCGGTGGCTCCAGTAACACCTGTAGAACCGGTAGGTCCAGTTAATCCAGTAGCGCCGGTAACGCCAGTAGAGCCAGTAGTTCCAGTTAATCCGGTGGATCCAGTAACGCCTGTTGAACCGGTAGAACCTGTTAATCCAGTAGAGCCAGTAACACCTGTAGCCCCGGTAGTTCCAGTTAATCCGGTAGCTCCGGTAACGCCTGTAGAACCAGTAGTTCCAGTTAATCCAGTGGCACCGGTAACACCTGTAGAACCGGTAGTTCCGGTTAATCCGGTAGCGCCAGTAACACCTGTAGAGCCAGTAGTTCCGGTTAATCCAGTAGAGCCAGTAACACCTGTAGAACCGGTAGATCCAGTTAATCCGGTGGCTCCGGTAACACCTGTAGAACCGGTAGGTCCAGTTAATCCAGTTGAACCGGTAACACCTGTAGAGCCAGTAGATCCAGTTAATCCTGTAGCACCAGTAACACCTGTAGAACCGGTAGTTCCAGTTAATCCGGTAGCTCCGGTAACGCCTGTAGAACCAGTAGCTCCAGTTAATCCAGTGGCACCAGTAACACCTGTGGAACCAGTAGATCCTGTTAATCCAGTGGCACCAGTAACACCTGTAGAACCGGTAGTTCCAGTTAATCCAGTAGCGCCAGTAGCACCTGTAGAACCAGTAGTTCCGGTTAATCCAGTAGCGCCAGTAACGCCTGTAGAACCGGTAGTTCCAGTTAATCCAGTGGCGCCGGTAACACCTGTAGAACCGGTAGTTCCAGTTAATCCTGTAGCACCAGTAACACCTGTGGCACCGGTAGATCCTGTCAATCCGGTGGCACCAGTAACACCTGTAGAACCAGTAGTTCCAGTTAATCCTGTAGAGCCAGTAACGCCTGTAGAACCGGTAGTTCCAGTTAATCCTGTAGCACCAGTAACACCTGTGGCACCGGTAGATCCTGTCAATCCGGTGGCACCAGTAACACCTGTAGAACCAGTAGTTCCAGTTAATCCTGTAGAGCCAGTAACGCCTGTAGAACCGGTAGTTCCAGTTAATCCAGTGGCACCAGTAACACCTGTAGAACCAGTAGTTCCAGTTAATCCAGTAGCGCCGCTAACACCTGTAGCACCAGTGGTTCCAGTTAATCCAGTAGCTCCACTAATACCTGTAGCACCGGTATCTCCAGTTGGTCCAGTTGCGCCAGTATCTCCTGTGGATCCACTTGTATCAGGAAAGAATTCTATATTAATGAATGGTCTTTGA
- a CDS encoding pyridoxamine kinase, with the protein MKKPIKRVAAIHDMCGIGKAALTNIIPVLSTLGVEVCPIPTMILTTHTGGFGVPAIVKLEEYIGKAFKHYSEINMNFQGIFIGYLGSIDNADETLSLLKSMREEDNSLIIFDPIFADNGKYYSNFKNDYSEKLKDLIKYSKIITPNFTEACFLSGEEIIKDTVSEEEVLMISRKLHKLGCENIVITSVPVKDKNKIGTSIYNGKDDSIKVLIRDRFEKSYPGTGDIFAAVLIGMILKGIDLGKAAKKSCEFVERCIEESSKYDYPTKEGVLLEMVLKELYDL; encoded by the coding sequence ATGAAGAAGCCAATAAAAAGAGTGGCAGCAATACATGATATGTGTGGTATTGGAAAAGCTGCTTTAACTAATATAATTCCTGTTTTATCTACGTTAGGAGTAGAAGTCTGTCCTATACCGACCATGATACTAACAACACATACAGGCGGTTTTGGAGTACCAGCTATAGTAAAATTAGAAGAGTATATTGGTAAAGCCTTCAAGCATTATAGTGAGATAAATATGAATTTTCAAGGAATATTTATTGGTTATTTAGGCAGTATTGATAATGCAGATGAAACACTGAGCTTGCTAAAATCTATGAGAGAGGAAGATAATTCATTAATTATATTTGATCCGATTTTTGCAGACAACGGAAAATATTATAGTAATTTTAAGAATGACTATTCTGAAAAGCTAAAGGATTTAATAAAGTATTCAAAGATAATCACTCCTAATTTTACAGAAGCTTGTTTCTTATCAGGAGAAGAGATAATAAAGGATACTGTAAGTGAAGAAGAAGTGCTAATGATTTCTAGAAAGTTACATAAGTTAGGCTGTGAAAATATCGTTATTACCAGTGTTCCTGTAAAGGATAAGAATAAAATCGGGACTTCTATTTATAATGGAAAAGATGATTCAATTAAAGTATTAATTCGAGATAGATTTGAAAAATCTTATCCTGGAACAGGCGACATATTTGCGGCTGTACTGATTGGCATGATACTAAAGGGGATAGATTTAGGGAAGGCTGCAAAAAAATCATGCGAATTTGTAGAGAGATGTATAGAGGAAAGTAGTAAGTATGATTATCCAACTAAAGAAGGAGTTCTACTAGAAATGGTTTTAAAGGAATTATATGATTTATAA
- a CDS encoding helix-turn-helix domain-containing protein, with translation MRKRLTVNTKHASYETIKALYKSEKNPKIKTRLLTILHLFEGKSSVEISLLLKQSDATIRTTIHRYNKFGLEGLKDLEHAPKKTILTSDELAIVDNILKESPIIPVSIIIIGLVNFL, from the coding sequence ATGAGAAAAAGATTAACTGTTAATACAAAGCATGCATCTTATGAAACTATAAAAGCGCTATATAAAAGTGAGAAAAATCCAAAAATTAAAACTAGATTATTAACTATATTGCATTTATTTGAAGGAAAATCTAGTGTTGAAATTTCTCTTCTTTTAAAACAATCTGATGCTACGATTAGAACGACTATTCATCGATATAATAAATTTGGATTAGAAGGCTTGAAAGACTTAGAGCACGCCCCAAAGAAAACAATTTTAACATCAGATGAACTTGCTATTGTTGATAATATTTTAAAAGAATCCCCTATAATTCCGGTCTCAATTATAATAATTGGACTGGTGAACTTCTTGTAA
- a CDS encoding PTS fructose transporter subunit IIABC → MRIIDLLQKQGIDLDFNPSTKEQCINELVDLMDKTGNLNNKEEYKKAILAREELSTTGIGDGIAIPHGKTKAVKKAALAAAICKKGIDYDSLDGQPANLFFMIAVPDNNDNLHLEVLARLSTILMDEAFRNNLINCPNKDEFLKLIDKKEMEKFPNEVKGENNMSSNGYRVLAVTACPTGIAHTYMAAESLETKAKELGVSIKVETNGSGGAKNVLTKEEIANAECIIIAADKNVEMARFNGKKVINTTVANGIHKAKDLIQEATSGNAPVYHHDGKGDEGNMDIGNESVGRQIYKHLMNGVSHMLPFVIGGGILIALAFLFDTWNPANPGAFGTGTPLAAVLKNIGGTAFGFMLPVLAGFIAMSIADRPGLAVGFVGGALANAGVTFASAFDPKVPAVSSGFLGALLAGFIAGYLVIGLKKLFANLPRSLEGIKPVLLYPLLGIFLVGVIILFINPVMGVINTAISNGLNSMNGTSKILLGIVLGGMMSVDMGGPVNKAAYLFGTASLASGNFDIMAAVMAGGMVPPLAIALCTTFFRSKFTEKDRQAGLVNYIMGLSFISEGAIPFAAADPIRVLPSCIIGSAVAGALSMAFGCALRAPHGGIFVIAIVTNPIAYLGAILAGAVVGAIILGFLKKSVQE, encoded by the coding sequence ATGAGAATCATAGACTTATTACAAAAACAAGGAATAGATTTAGATTTTAATCCTAGTACAAAAGAGCAATGTATTAATGAATTAGTTGATTTAATGGATAAAACAGGGAATTTAAACAACAAGGAAGAATATAAAAAAGCTATACTAGCAAGAGAAGAATTGAGTACAACAGGTATCGGTGATGGAATTGCTATTCCACATGGAAAAACAAAAGCTGTAAAGAAAGCAGCACTTGCTGCAGCAATCTGTAAAAAAGGCATCGATTATGATTCTTTAGACGGCCAGCCTGCAAACCTTTTCTTTATGATTGCAGTACCAGATAATAATGATAATTTACACTTAGAAGTTTTAGCAAGGCTGTCTACCATATTAATGGATGAAGCATTTAGAAATAATTTAATAAATTGTCCAAATAAAGATGAATTCCTTAAATTAATAGATAAAAAGGAAATGGAGAAGTTCCCGAATGAAGTGAAAGGAGAGAATAATATGAGTAGCAATGGGTACAGAGTTTTAGCAGTAACTGCTTGTCCGACAGGAATCGCACATACTTACATGGCTGCAGAGAGCTTAGAAACTAAGGCAAAAGAATTAGGCGTTTCTATAAAAGTTGAGACAAATGGTTCTGGAGGAGCTAAAAACGTTTTAACTAAAGAAGAAATTGCAAATGCAGAATGCATAATTATTGCAGCAGATAAAAATGTTGAAATGGCTAGATTTAATGGTAAGAAAGTCATTAATACTACAGTTGCCAATGGAATCCATAAAGCCAAAGATTTAATACAAGAAGCAACCAGTGGAAATGCGCCAGTATATCATCATGATGGAAAAGGTGATGAAGGAAACATGGATATTGGAAATGAATCTGTAGGGCGTCAAATTTACAAACATCTTATGAATGGTGTATCACATATGTTACCATTCGTTATAGGCGGAGGTATACTTATAGCACTTGCATTCCTTTTTGACACATGGAATCCTGCAAATCCTGGTGCCTTTGGTACAGGTACACCACTTGCAGCTGTACTAAAGAATATTGGGGGAACTGCATTTGGATTTATGCTACCTGTTCTAGCTGGATTTATAGCAATGAGTATTGCAGATAGACCAGGTCTTGCTGTAGGTTTTGTTGGTGGAGCTTTAGCAAATGCAGGAGTTACTTTTGCCAGTGCATTTGATCCAAAGGTACCAGCTGTCAGCTCAGGTTTCTTAGGTGCATTACTTGCAGGTTTCATTGCAGGATATTTAGTTATTGGTTTAAAGAAATTATTTGCAAATTTACCTCGTAGCTTAGAAGGTATAAAACCAGTATTGTTATATCCATTACTTGGAATATTCTTAGTTGGTGTAATAATTCTATTCATCAACCCAGTTATGGGAGTTATAAATACAGCAATTAGTAATGGACTTAATTCAATGAACGGAACAAGTAAGATTCTTTTAGGAATTGTATTAGGCGGAATGATGTCTGTTGATATGGGAGGCCCAGTTAATAAAGCAGCTTATCTTTTTGGTACAGCATCTCTTGCTAGTGGAAACTTTGATATAATGGCCGCTGTTATGGCTGGCGGTATGGTTCCACCACTTGCAATTGCATTATGTACTACATTCTTTAGAAGCAAGTTTACTGAAAAAGATAGACAGGCTGGACTTGTAAACTATATAATGGGACTTTCGTTTATTTCTGAAGGAGCAATACCTTTTGCTGCAGCAGATCCAATAAGAGTATTACCATCTTGTATAATTGGTTCAGCAGTTGCAGGTGCACTTTCAATGGCATTTGGATGTGCATTAAGAGCACCTCATGGTGGAATATTTGTTATTGCAATTGTAACTAATCCAATAGCTTATCTTGGAGCTATACTTGCTGGAGCTGTAGTTGGGGCAATAATATTAGGTTTCTTAAAGAAATCAGTACAAGAATAA
- a CDS encoding folate family ECF transporter S component, producing MKNFCESFLYSSKELKSVRNLVIVAMLMTVGIVINLFTIPITPVMRISLGFLAISMIGMLFGPIVAGMCGGMSDIINYLIIPNGPYFPGFTISGILAGILYGIVLYNKKITLARCIIAIIIETVAIDIFLNTFWLSILYGKGFTMLIPLRAFKDIIMIPIKVFIMYFLLRLAVLHQKNYRQQ from the coding sequence ATGAAAAATTTTTGTGAAAGCTTCTTATATTCATCAAAGGAATTAAAGAGTGTAAGAAACTTGGTTATTGTAGCCATGTTAATGACTGTTGGAATAGTAATAAATCTTTTTACAATTCCAATTACGCCAGTCATGCGTATAAGTTTAGGATTTTTAGCAATATCAATGATTGGAATGCTATTTGGACCAATTGTTGCTGGAATGTGTGGCGGAATGAGTGATATTATTAATTATTTAATAATTCCTAATGGTCCGTACTTTCCTGGATTCACTATCTCTGGAATACTTGCAGGAATTTTATATGGAATTGTGCTATACAATAAAAAGATAACTTTAGCTAGATGTATAATAGCTATTATAATTGAAACGGTAGCAATAGATATATTCTTAAATACATTTTGGTTGTCAATATTATATGGAAAAGGATTTACTATGCTTATTCCGCTAAGAGCTTTTAAGGATATTATAATGATTCCGATTAAGGTTTTTATTATGTATTTTCTCTTAAGGTTAGCTGTATTACATCAAAAAAACTATAGACAGCAGTAA
- a CDS encoding hemerythrin domain-containing protein encodes MDAIDLMMEEHKYIKRMLVVVRKACFKVFKGDKIDYDDFYDIINFIRNYADSHHHKKEEVMLFNKMVDEIGETAEKIVKYGMLVEHDLGRLYIGNLEEALKNVQSGNEEAVLDVISNAISYTHLLERHIEKEDNVIYKFAKRELKNEILECINNECLDFEEKNTAIKDENILILEKLEHKYK; translated from the coding sequence ATGGATGCAATAGATTTAATGATGGAAGAGCATAAGTATATAAAGCGAATGCTGGTGGTTGTTAGAAAAGCATGCTTTAAAGTATTTAAAGGTGATAAAATAGATTATGACGATTTTTATGACATAATAAACTTCATCAGAAATTATGCAGATTCTCATCATCATAAGAAAGAAGAAGTAATGCTTTTTAATAAAATGGTGGATGAAATAGGTGAAACTGCTGAAAAAATAGTGAAGTATGGAATGCTTGTGGAACATGATCTTGGAAGATTATATATAGGAAATCTTGAAGAAGCTTTAAAAAATGTACAAAGTGGAAATGAGGAAGCTGTTTTAGATGTAATTTCAAATGCAATTTCTTATACTCATTTGCTGGAAAGACATATTGAAAAAGAAGATAATGTTATATATAAATTCGCTAAACGTGAATTGAAAAATGAAATATTAGAGTGCATTAACAATGAATGTCTTGATTTTGAGGAAAAGAATACAGCTATAAAAGATGAAAATATATTAATATTAGAAAAGTTAGAACATAAATATAAATGA